A single region of the Podospora pseudopauciseta strain CBS 411.78 chromosome 1, whole genome shotgun sequence genome encodes:
- a CDS encoding hypothetical protein (EggNog:ENOG503P7KF), with protein sequence MALSTHCVHVFQMIKADNTLIEWTCHLCHSGPHWWIYECRYCKIHTCRACMDGA encoded by the coding sequence ATGGCGCTCTCTACACACTGCGTCCACGTATTCCAGATGATCAAGGCGGATAACACTCTGATCGAATGGACGTGCCATTTGTGCCACTCGGGACCCCACTGGTGGATCTATGAATGCCGGTACTGCAAGATCCACACGTGTCGTGCCTGCATGGATGGGGCCTAG
- the VIP1 gene encoding inositol hexakisphosphate and diphosphoinositol-pentakisphosphate kinase (COG:Z; EggNog:ENOG503NVF2; BUSCO:EOG09260FMW): MDTNSDKSKLDEAGLSSVESTEPVNGYFAPREKGKEQGQAEPAANSTSPAVTPAGAPPPAPVSPVRTRTHRTSFHMRNLSSSSLASLTNRKSKQADPGTTLAEAHVDRTNLSMPPPSTAITHQALKAHLPAQGHLVRRDSSHSDAWSEDATSLRRVPTNPSEQPYSPRDFGDSSSATAIEESETPRLLPSTQSETGLYRHNQLPEPAYRSARSSFSEAGASASNRVSIGSIYSLASARGVISSAASANGSDNNSISGVPGHRSVSGIMATNKAAQPEATMSNVTVTTGSQGSHQGALQLAPREARGQTVGDIGKTTGQQSQASGDTQQKTGTTPTPRPQPTRSRSRAKRRFSGSTAASSHSPSGDRVVSHHHHRGEKEEPRPAPWGVIGVCALDVKARSKPSRNILNRLIQNREFDVCVFGDKVILDESIENWPICDYLISFYSDGFPLDKAIAYVKARKPFCVNDVPMQKILWDRRLCLRLLDRINVPTPQRIEVNRDGGPRLLTPDVCKHIKDISGIVFEPTDPDPEAARAAAPRKVELLDGGDILSVDGTLIKKPFVEKPTSGEDHNIIIYFPSSAGGGARKLFRKIGNKSSEYVEGLSVPRCITHPEESFIYERFMQVDNAEDVKAYTVGPTYCHAETRKSPVVDGVVRRNTHGKEVRYVTGLSAEEKEIASKISTTFGQRVCGFDFLRAGGKSYVIDVNGWSFVKDNDDYYDHCANILKEIFIKEKLRKEGLTPPIPSPAISDVDPMAASMAVRAAYANKERELVAHVAAQQAQSRASMDKPAVAREVPGEVVSSQTITIKGDSKYGSIPASPLASQFSSSVADSVPSTAPSTVSAAPSVMQVDTPTTVTAVQDDQEPPPPPPPKPSWKLKGVVSVIRHADRTPKQKYKFTFHTAPFIELLKGHQEEVLLIGEPALASVLDAVDVAMREGVEDRNKLKALRNVLIKKGSWAGTKVQIKPMFRKKPEDKEKKKDKKSDTSAEDDGKTEKKNEIDTMKEEDHPLQTETEGEGDKADSDAYKTRRSPKRHDSLSGVTMSKFTAAEESLVLDKLQLIVKWGGEPTHSARYQAQELGESMRSDLGLMNREVLDEVHVFSSSERRVVTSAQIWAASFLNKKDVPEDFITIRKDLLDDSNAAKDEMDKVKKKLKGLLRKGNERPPQFAWPDNMPEPAEVQTRVVQLMNFHRKVMQHNYAKLYSGAVNSLNAINNPSSGDKGAADGNSTSGVSISSLASVGSLSQANAVTGIQARWCCGEDAELFKERWEKLFAEFCDGEKVDPSKISELYDTMKFDALHNRQFLEWVFAPPKNMLEDEYKTNFGKGPSPAASSSSSSSNGKTSTASATASSSVPAIASGKDSEDSVRAAPLPEETKTERSASSLSEKIEKEGHKAVKRIFRRRSFLNGLRPSSNVDAELPERYFHLHRGNSQTKAKTDARFEPLRELYQLAKVLFDFICPQEYGISDSEKLEIGLLTSLPLLKEIVQDLEDMQASEEAKSFIYFTKESHIYTLLNCILEGGLETKIKRATIPELDYLSQISFELYEMPANPPIDAEGTPVFNYSIKITISPGCHVFDPLDVQLDSKHCIGCAPRRSLTAHADWMFVIETLRAKFHQVKLPKTFLAVNLSDAFTFQEKQHNGDENVATPGSTGGAEGGEKEGLEMKTVEHAAATTTGPLDNTAETTGDAAAASESTTITTAATTDEVETATPTNESVATVVATPKVGEIKEGQAEEAAEEGVDASTPVPTPVAAAAASNMTATLKTSDPKPEAAADDKL; this comes from the exons ATGGACACAAACTCTGACAAGTCGAAGCTTGACGAAGCAGGCCTATCATCGGTGGAGTCCACAGAGCCGGTGAACGGATACTTTGCGCCAcgagaaaagggaaaagagcAAGGACAGGCAGAGCCAGCTGCAAACTCAACGTCGCCAGCAGTCACACCGGCAGGCGcgccgccaccagcaccagtcTCGCCGGTGAGAACTAGAACGCACCGAACCAGCTTCCATATGCGCAAcctctcctcgtcttctctcGCCAGTCTTACCAACCGCAAGAGCAAGCAGGCCGATCCTGGAACAACTCTCGCGGAGGCCCACGTTGACCGCACGAATCTCTCCATGCCCCCACCTTCCACGGCTATTACTCACCAAGCGTTGAAAGCCCATCTGCCAGCCCAAGGTCATCTTGTCCGTCGAGACTCATCCCATTCCGACGCCTGGAGCGAAGACGCCACCAGCCTCCGCCGTGTCCCAACCAATCCCTCCGAGCAACCTTATTCCCCTCGAGATTTTGGAGATTCTTCTTCGGCAACCGCCATTGAAGAATCCGAGACCCCTCGCCTGTTGCCCAGCACTCAGAGCGAGACAGGACTGTATCGCCACAACCAACTACCAGAACCCGCCTACCGCAGCGCCCGCTCTTCCTTTTCCGAGGCCGGCGCAAGCGCCAGCAACCGCGTGAGCATTGGGTCGATTTATAGTCTTGCCTCTGCTCGCGGAGTCATCAGCTCAGCTGCTTCTGCCAACGGAAGCGACAACAATAGCATCTCTGGCGTCCCTGGCCATCGGTCAGTGTCTGGCATCATGGCTACCAATAAGGCAGCCCAGCCTGAAGCGACCATGTCGAACGTCACAGTTACCACGGGAAGTCAGGGATCTCATCAGGGTGCCCTTCAGCTTGCTCCTCGGGAGGCGAGAGGTCAAACTGTTGGTGATATAGGGAAGACGACTGGTCAGCAATCTCAAGCAAGTGGCGATACGCAGCAGAAAACAGGAACAACCCCTactcctcgtcctcaaccTACTCGATCGCGAAGCCGGGCCAAGCGCAGGTTCAGCGGTAGTACCGCGGCCAGCAGCCACAGCCCTAGCGGAGACCGTGTCgtttcccatcatcaccaccgcggAGAGAAGGAAGAACCTAGGCCCGCTCCCTGGGGCGTCATCGGCGTCTGCGCGCTGGACGTGAAAGCCCGGAGCAAGCCTAGTAGAAATATCTTGAACCGCCTGATTCAGAACCGCGAATTCGACGTCTGTGTATTTGGGGACAAGGTTATTCTTGACGAGTCCATTGAGAACTGGCCCATCTGCGATTACCTGATCTCATTCTACTCGGACGGCTTCCCGCTTGACAAGGCCATTGCGTACGTCAAGGCCAGAAAACCTTTCTGTGTCAACGATGTGCCTATGCAAAAGATTCTTTGGGACAGAAGGCTGTGCTTGAGACTGTTGGATAGAATCAACGTCCCCACTCCCCAAAGAATTGAAGTCAACCGTGATGGCGGCCCCCGGCTTCTTACACCTGACGTGTGTAAGCACATCAAGGACATTAGTGGGATTGTCTTCGAGCCCACGGATCCTGATCCGGAGGCCGCCAGAGCAGCTGCTCCCCGCAAGGTTGAGCTgctggatggtggtgacatCCTGTCCGTTGACGGAACCTTGATCAAGAAGCCATTTGTCGAGAAGCCAACCAGCGGTGAGgaccacaacatcatcatctatTTCCCTTCTTCCGCAGGCGGCGGCGCAAGGAAGCTTTTCCGGAAGATTGGCAACAAGAGCAGCGAGTATGTCGAGGGACTATCTGTCCCGAGGTGCATCACCCATCCCGAGGAGAGTTTCATCTATGAACGCTTTATGCAAGTTGACAATGCTGAAGATGTAAAAGCTTACACGGTTGGGCCAACATACTGCCACGCAGAGACGAGAAAATCGCCAGTGGTGGACGGCGTCGTGAGGCGTAACACGCACGGCAAAGAGGTCCGGTACGTCACAGGGTTGAGCGccgaggaaaaggagatcgCCAGCAAGATCAGTACCACGTTTGGTCAGCGCGTTTGCGGTTTCGACTTTTTGCGCGCCGGCGGGAAGAGCTACGTAATCGATGTCAACGGTTGGAGTTTCGTCAAGGATAATGATGATTACTACGATCACTGCGCCAACATTCTCAAGGAGATCTTCATCAAAGAGAAGCTTCGCAAAGAGGGACTCACCCCTCCCATTCCATCGCCTGCGATCTCCGACGTGGACCCTATGGCGGCCAGCATGGCGGTTCGTGCGGCGTACGCGAATaaggagagggagttggtcGCCCATGTGGCTGCCCAGCAGGCGCAAAGCAGGGCAAGTATGGACAAGCCAGCTGTGGCCAGGGAGGTGCCAGGTGAGGTGGTTAGCAGCCAGACAATCACGATCAAGGGAGACTCGAAATACGGGAGCATACCTGCTAGTCCCTTGGCCAGTCAGTTCTCGTCTTCGGTGGCTGACAGTGTACCTTCTACTGCCCCCTCGACTGTTTCTGCGGCGCCTTCTGTCATGCAGGTTGACACGCCGACAACCGTTACCGCCGTCCAAGATGACCaagaacctcctcctccaccgccccccaaaCCGAGTTGGAAGCTCAAGGGTGTCGTGTCCGTCATTCGTCACGCGGACCGAACGCCAAAGCAAAAGTACAAGTTCACTTTCCACACTGCGCCGTTCATTGAGCTTCTCAAgggccatcaagaagaggTTCTTCTCATCGGCGAGCCTGCCCTCGCCAGTGTCCTCGATGCCGTGGATGTGGCAATgagggagggtgttgaagacCGCAACAAGCTCAAAGCTCTCCGCAACGTGCTCATCAAGAAGGGCAGCTGGGCCGGCACCAAGGTTCAGATTAAACCCATGTTCAGGAAGAAGCCagaggacaaggagaagaagaaggacaagaagagcGATACTTCGGCTGAAGATGACGGCAAGACTGAGAAAAAGAACGAAATCGACACaatgaaggaggaggaccacCCACTCCAGACCGAGACCGAGGGCGAAGGTGACAAGGCCGACAGCGATGCGTACAAGACCCGGAGATCGCCTAAGCGCCATGATTCTCTGTCAGGCGTCACGATGTCCAAGTTCACCGCCGCGGAAGAAAGCCTCGTTCTCGACAAACTCCAGCTCATTGTCAAATGGGGCGGCGAGCCCACGCACTCTGCTCGCTACCAAGCGCAGGAGCTCGGCGAAAGCATGCGCAGTGACTTGGGCCTCATGAACCGCGAGGTTCTCGATGAGGTTCATGTCTTCAGCTCCTCGGAGCGTCGCGTCGTGACTTCGGCTCAGATCTGGGCGGCCAGCTTCCTCAACAAGAAGGATGTGCCCGAGGATTTCATCACCATTCGTAAGGATCTTTTGGATGATTCTAACGCGGCCAAGGACGAGATGGacaaggtgaagaagaagcttaAGGGGCTTCTTCGGAAGGGCAACGAGAGGCCGCCTCAGTTCGCTTGGCCAGACAACATGCCTGAGCCGGCCGAGGTGCAGACGAGGGTGGTGCAGCTGATGAACTTCCACCGCAAGGTCATGCAGCACAACTACGCGAAGCTGTATAGTGGTGCAGTGAACTCGCTGaacgccatcaacaacccctcttCTGGTGATAAGGGCGCCGCCGATGGGAACTCCACCTCTGGTGTGTCAATCTCGTCGCTTGCGTCGGTTGGTTCCTTGTCGCAGGCTAATGCGGTGACGGGCATCCAGGCGAGGTGGTGCTGCGGTGAGGATGCGGAGCTGTTCAAAGAGCGCTGGGAGAAACTCTTCGCCGAGTTCTGCGATGGCGAGAAGGTTGATCCGAGCAAGATCTCGGAGCTCTATGATACCATGAAGTTTGATGCCCTCCACAATCGCCAGTTCCTCGAGTGGGTGTTTGCGCCACCAAAGAACATGCTTGAAGATGAGTACAAGACCAATTTCGGAAAAGGTCCGTCGCCAGCGgcatcttcgtcgtcgtcgtcgtccaacGGGAAGACGTCAACCGCGTCGGCAACGGCATCCAGCTCTGTGCCGGCGATCGCCAGCGGAAAGGATTCGGAGGATAGTGTTCGAGCGGCACCTCTGCCAGAGGAGACTAAAACAGAGAGGTCAGCTTCGAGTCTTAGTGAGaagattgagaaggagggccACAAGGCTGTGAAGCGGATCTTCCGTAGGAGGTCGTTCCTCAACGGCCTGCGACCCTCGAGCAATGTCGACGCTGAGCTTCCAGAGAGGTACTTTCACCTTCACCGCGGCAACAGCCAGACAAAGGCCAAAACCGACGCCCGATTTGAGCCCCTTCGGGAGCTGTACCAGCTGGCCAAGGTTCTCTTCGATTTCATCTGCCCGCAGGAATACGGCATCTCGGACAGCGAGAAGCTTGAGATCGGTCTTCTGACCTCGCTCCCCTTGCTCAAGGAAATCGTCCAGGACCTCGAGGACATGCAGGCGTCCGAGGAGGCCAAGTCATTCATCTACTTCACAAAGGAATCTCACATTTACACGCTGCTCAACTGCATTCTGGAGGGCGGCCTCGAGACTAAGATCAAGCGGGCCACGATCCCGGAACTGGACTACCTGTCGCAGATCTCCTTTGAACTGTACGAGATGCCGGCCAACCCACCCATTGACGCCGAGGGCACACCCGTGTTCAACTACAGCATCAAGATTACCATTAGCCCCGGCTGTCATGTGTTCGACCCGCTGGATGTGCAGCTCGACAGCAAGCACTGCATTGGGTGCGCGCCCAGGAGAAGCCTGACGGCTCATGCCGACTGGATGTTTGTTATTGAGACCTTGAGGGCAAAGTTCCATCA AGTCAAATTGCCCAAGACCTTTTTGGCCGTCAACCTATCGGATGCCTTTACGTTCCAAGAGAAGCAGCACAACGGTGACGAGAACGTAGCTACTCCTGGTTCAACCGGTGGAGCTGAAGGTGGCGAGAAGGAAGGCCTGGAGATGAAGACGGTTGAGcatgccgccgccaccactACTGGTCCTCTTGATAATACAGCTGAAACCACGGGGGACGCTGCTGCCGCTTCCGaaagcaccaccatcaccactgctGCTACCACTGATGAGGTGGAGACTGCCACGCCGACGAATGAATCTGTCGCTACTGTCGTCGCCACCCCAAAGGTGGGCGAGATCAAGGAAGGACAAGCCGAAGAAGCGGCGGAAGAGGGTGTGGATGCGTCTACACCTGTACCCACACCTgtggccgccgccgctgctaGTAACATGACCGCCACCCTCAAGACAAGCGACCCAAAGCCggaagctgctgctgacgACAAGCTGTAA
- the UTP21 gene encoding rRNA-processing protein utp21 (COG:S; BUSCO:EOG09260SJV; EggNog:ENOG503NV9E), translating into MPHSEIDHPSTKRQKRDAIVKAQPSSKRSGSAIFAPFRTIGLVSPTSVPFATIPLGKTTFQITTSVGRALQTYDLKRGLNLVFVTRPQTPADITATCAWKEKVYAAWGNPSKGESQGLWAFQRGKKAAELQLPTGLDQPIKQIVIFGSWIIACCVTRIEVFKSATLEHYTTLFTAAAKRGDNEITGGVCNMPTFLNKIFVGRKDGWVEIWNVSTGKLVYTILPPAPNSGSVTCLQPSPALSLLAISYSGGSLVIQNVLTDKKVLQIQAGSEGAPVTCISFRTDGQGAGEDGRKDGVMATATGFSGDVTFWDLNKGGRSMGVLRSAHNPPSRNKAAGGGISKIEFLPGQPVIITSGLDNSLKSWIFDETPFSPVPRILHQRSGHAAPVSCLQFLPSDFDGAEAGNKWLMSGGHDRSLWGWSLRRDGQSTELSQGAIRKKAKKAGILAGGSLIQGPSTTLEDLKAPEITCIASSLNRDGGIGAMPGKQVIWDKANSTKYSNAELSGMTGWESVVTAHKNDPWARTWFWGRKRAGRWAFKTGDGMNVSTVAISSCGTFAVVGSEGGSIDTYNLQSGRHKQRFPSRLTPAQLRQIKMMQLRALDKVNELQARSAQSFPPGTGKHTAAVTGLVVDSLNTTITSCSLDGKIKFWDFSTGNLIDEINWAPMTKIVTCRYHPGNDLIAFACDDHSIRVVDIGTKQTIREFWGCRGDINDFCFSNDGRWIIAASQDCIIRIWDLPTSHLIDAFRTETPCTALAFSNTGEFLAGSCEGSLGVQLWTNRTLFKHVPTRQISDAEIGEAAGSLPTASGEGGEGLIDAAFEDDASEPADDGVTAPVIDQLSSDMMTLSLVPKSRWQTLLHIDLIKQRNKPKEAPKAPEKAPFFLPSVGGSNSLLPPIEDDKEGKEVVSRITQLDATRQEQAFSSKLTACGEKGDYTEFIEHLKSLPPSAADLELRSLSMGNSEHDYENNELLHFIKALTSRLIARRDYELTQAWMTVFLKLHYDLVMANDCLLKALDEWKEHQARERDRLDDLIGYCSGVVGFLRNPRT; encoded by the exons ATGCCTCACTCAGAGATCGACCACCCTTCGACGAAGCGGCAAAAGCGCGATGCGATCGTGAAAGCGCAGCCATCTTCAAAGAGGAGCGGCTCGGCCATTTTTGCGCCTTTCCGG ACCATTGGTTTAGTTTCACCAACAAGCGTTCCCTTTGCCACGATTCCCCTTGGCAAAACCACCTTCCAGATCACGACTTCTGTCGGCCGTGCCCTGCAAACATACGATCTCAAGCGCGGTCTCAATCTTGTGTTCGTCACCCGCCCTCAGACTCCCGCCGATATAACCGCCACCTGTGCTTGGAAAGAAAAGGTATATGCTGCTTGGGGAAACCCGAGCAAGGGTGAATCTCAAGGATTATGGGCCTTCCAGCGCGGCAAAAAGGCTGCTGAGCTTCAGCTCCCTACCGGCCTCGATCAACCCATCAAACAGATTGTCATTTTTGGCTCGTGGATTATCGCATGCTGTGTCACGAGGATAGAGGTCTTCAAGTCGGCTACACTGGAACACTACACTACTCTCTTTACTGCGGCGGCTAAGAGGGGCGACAATGAAATTACGGGCGGCGTCTGCAACATGCCAACCTTCTTGAACAAGATCTTTGTCGGCCGGAAGGATGGTTGGGTTGAAATTTGGAACGTCAGTACCGGCAAGCTCGTATATACGATCCTGCCGCCCGCACCCAACAGCGGGTCCGTGACTTGTCTGCAACCCTCGCCCGCTCTGTCGTTGCTCGCCATCTCGTACTCTGGCGGTTCTCTGGTCATTCAAAACGTTCTCACAGACAAGAAAGTGTTGCAGATCCAGGCTGGCAGTGAAGGTGCTCCCGTTACCTGCATCTCATTCCGGACTGATGGTCAGGGTGCCGGGGAGGATGGCCGGAAGGATGGTGTTATGGCTACAGCAACTGGTTTTAGTGGGGATGTGACTTTCTGGGATCTCAACAAGGGTGGAAGATCGATGGGTGTTTTGCGCAGcgcccacaaccccccatcacGCAACAAGGCGGCTGGTGGCGGTATCAGCAAAATCGAGTTTCTTCCCGGTCAGCCCGTGATCATCACAAGCGGTCTCGACAACTCTCTCAAGTCTTGGATCTTTGACGAGACACCATTCTCGCCAGTACCTCGCATTTTGCACCAGCGAAGTGGACATGCGGCGCCTGTCAGCTGCCTGCAATTCTTGCCGTCTGATTTCGATGGCGCAGAGGCTGGAAACAAGTGGCTTATGAGCGGTGGGCACGATAGGAGTCTCTGGGGATGGAGTTTGCGAAGAGACGGTCAGAGTACCGAACTATCACAAGGTGCCATTCGGAAGAAGGCAAAGAAAGCCGGTATTCTTGCTGGTGGGTCTTTAATTCAAGGCCCAAGCACAACCTTGGAGGATCTAAAGGCCCCGGAAATCACATGCATCGCATCTTCACTGAACCGCGATGGTGGTATTGGTGCTATGCCCGGAAAGCAGGTCATTTGGGACAAGGCCAACAGCACAAAATACTCTAATGCCGAGCTCAGCGGAATGACGGGCTGGGAGAGTGTCGTTACCGCTCACAAGAACGACCCGTGGGCTCGCACATGGTTTTGGGGACGAAAGAGAGCTGGTCGTTGGGCATTCAAGACTGGCGACGGCATGAATGTTTCCACTGTGGCCATCAGTTCATGTGGCACTTTCGCTGTGGTCGGGTCGGAGGGAGGCAGTATCGACACTTATAACCTTCAGTCAGGTCGGCACAAGCAACGTTTCCCTTCCAGGTTGACACCGGCCCAATTGAGGCAGATCAAGATGATGCAGCTGAGAGCGCTGGACAAGGTCAACGAGCTTCAGGCACGGTCAGCCCAGAGCTTCCCGCCGGGCACTGGCAAGCACACAGCGGCGGTAACaggtcttgttgttgactCTCTCAACACAACCATTACCTCGTGCTCGCTCGACGGTAAGATCAAGTTCTGGGACTTTTCCACCGGCAACTTGATCGACGAAATCAACTGGGCGCCCATGACCAAGATAGTGACCTGCCGCTATCATCCAGGCAATGACCTTATCGCGTTTGCCTGTGACGACCACTCCATCCGGGTTGTCGATATTGGAACCAAGCAAACGATCAGAGAATTCTGGGGCTGCCGGGGAGACATCAACGACTTTTGCTTCTCCAATGACGGCAGGTGGATCATTGCTGCCTCTCAAGACTGCATCATTCGCATCTGGGATTTGCCCACAAGCCATCTTATCGACGCATTCCGCACGGAAACTCCCTGCaccgccctcgccttctccaacacgGGCGAGTTCCTAGCCGGCTCGTGTGAAGGCAGCCTTGGTGTTCAACTCTGGACTAACAGAACGCTCTTCAAGCACGTCCCAACCCGGCAAATCTCGGACGCCGAGATTGGCGAGGCGGCCGGCTCTCTGCCGACGGCATCCGGTGAAGGTGGCGAAGGTCTCATTGACGCTGCCTTTGAGGATGATGCCTCGGAACCAGCCGATGATGGCGTAACTGCGCCAGTAATTGACCAGCTCTCCTCTGACATGATGACCTTGTCTCTGGTCCCCAAGAGCAGATGGCAAACCCTTCTGCATATCGACTTGATCAAGCAAAGAAACAAGCCAAAGGAGGCCCCCAAGGCGCCCGAAAAGGCACCATTCTTCTTGCCATCTGTTGGCGGATCGAACTCGCTATTACCTCCTATTGAAGACgacaaggagggcaaggaggtTGTATCGAGGATAACGCAGCTAGATGCTACGAGGCAAGAGCAGGCTTTCTCCAGCAAGCTGACTGCCTGCGGGGAAAAGGGTGATT ACACCGAGTTTATCGAGCACCTCAaatctcttcctccttcgGCGGCTGATCTTGAGCTCCGGTCCCTCTCCATGGGCAACAGTGAGCACGATTACGAAAATAACGAGTTGCTTCACTTTATCAAGGCCTTGACCAGCAGGCTGATCGCCAGAAGAGACTACGAGCTGACACAGGCGTGGATGACTGTGTTCCTGAAGCTGCACTACGACCTTGTGATGGCCAACGACTGTCTTCTCAAGGCGCTGGACGAGTGGAAAGAGCACCAAGCGCGGGAAAGAGATAGGCTGGATGACTTGATTGGGTACTGCAGCGGCGTTGTTGGATTCTTGAGGAATCCCAGGACATGA
- the AGP2 gene encoding General amino acid permease AGP2 (EggNog:ENOG503NVN6; COG:E), producing the protein MSSTGIDLIANPGGHDQEKGGLSSSLSNGGTDEKKRGPPSSPSLSGSQVEEHSMRRQLKSRHIQLIGIGGTIGTALYVQIGRGLLQGGPASLFLAFTIWCSFILAVTLCMAEMVTYLPISSPFIRLAGRYVDEAFGFACGWNFFIFEAALVPFEIVACNVILHYWKGSEIVPAGGIIAIIICLYGLINVLAVQWYGEVEFWAALGKVLLIIALLIFTVVVMCGGNPTGDRFGFRYWSDPGAFAELYHTGDLGRFLGFLQCLIQASFTIAGPDYVSMAAGEAENPRVVMPRAFNAVFYRLTTFFMLGSLAVGVLVPYTDEEMKIAFSTGAPGAAASPYVIAMNRLNIRVLPDIVNAMVLTAAFSAGNSYVYCASRSLYGMALEGKAPKIFTKVTTKGVPLYAVLVVLGISLLSFLQVSNDAAVVLQWFVNLVTASQLINFACMCVTYLRFYYGMKAQGFKRDDLPYKAMLQPYAAWYALIGTSVMTFVGGYTVFLPGKWDVPTFLFSFTMIAVCPILYLGYKFVNKTKLHRSDEIDLVKNVDEIEEYQRTYVSSPPKNAFDRVLDRLFG; encoded by the exons ATGTCCTCCACGGGAATCGACCTTATTGCCAACCCAGGAGGCCATGATCAGGAGAAAGGGGGCTTATCATCTTCTCTCAGCAATGGTGGCACcgacgaaaagaaaaggggccCCCCTTCATCGCCGTCGCTCTCCGGGTCCCAGGTAGAAGAGCATAGCATGAGACGCCAGCTTAAGTCTCGTCACATTCAACTTATAG GAATTGGCGGGACAATCGGCACAGCCCTCTATGTCCAGATCGGCCGTGGTCTCCTCCAAGGTGGAcccgcctccctcttcctcgccttcaccATTTGGTGCTCCTTCATCCTTGCCGTGACGCTCTGCATGGCCGAGATGGTGACCTACCTTCCCATTTCCTCGCCATTCATCCGACTCGCTGGCCGTTATGTCGACGAAGCCTTTGGTTTTGCCTGCGGGTGGAATTTCTTCATCTTCGAGGCCGCGCTGGTGCCGTTTGAAATTGTTGCCTGCAATGTTATTTTGCATTATTGGAAAGGCTCCGAGATTGTACCCGCTGGAGGAATCATCGCCATTATCATCTGCTTGTATGGGTTGATCAACGTGCTGGCTGTGCAGTGGTATGGAGAGGTGGAGTTTTGGGCTGCGCTGGGAAAAGTGCTGCTCATTATTGCCCTCTTGATCTTTACCGTGGTGGTAATGTGCGGTGGGAACCCGACAGGAGACAGGTTTGGGTTTCGATACTGGAGCGATCCAGGCGCCTTTGCCGAGTTGTACCACACAGGAGACTTGGGGAGATTTCTAGGATTTCTGCAGTGTTTGATCCAGGCATCGTTCACCATAGCAGGGCCGGATTATGTGAGCATGGCAGCCGGGGAGGCGGAAAACCCGAGAGTGGTGATGCCCAGGGCTTTCAATGCCGTGTTTTACCGGCTAACGACATTCTTTATGCTCGGAAGTTTGGCGGTTGGTGTTCTCGTGCCATACACTGACGAGGAGATGAAGATAGCATTCTCGACGGGTGCACCGGGCGCAGCTGCAAGCCCATATGTTATTGCGATGAACCGGCTGAACATCAGGGTGCTGCCGGATATTGTCAATGCTATGGTCCTGACGGCGGCCTTCTCGGCGGGAAACAGCTATGTCTATTGCGCTTCAAGGTCTCTTTACGGCATGGCGCTAGAGGGGAAGGCTCCAAAGATATTTACAAAGGTCACAACTAAGGGAGTGCCTCTGTATGCCGTCTTGGTAGTTTTGGGAATCTCGCTCTTGAGTTTCTTGCAGGTCTCAAACGATGCCGCAGTGGTGCTTCAGTGGTTTGTGAACTTGGTCACGGCGAGCCAACTGATCAACTTTGCCTGCATGTGTGTGACGTACCTGCGGTTCTACTATGGGATGAAGGCTCAGGGGTTCAAGAGAGACGACCTGCCGTACAAGGCCATGTTGCAACCTTATGCGGCGTGGTATGCGCTGATCGGGACGTCCGTCATGACGTTTGTCGGAGGGTACACGGTTTTCCTGCCCGGAAAGTGGGATGTGCCAACGTTCTTATTTTC GTTTACAATGATTGCGGTATGTCCGATTTTGTATCTAGGATACAAGTTTGTCAACAAGACAAAACTGCATCGCTCAGATGAGATCGACTTGGTAAAGAATGTCGATGAAATTGAAGAGTACCAAAGGACATATGTTTCCAGCCCCCCAAA GAACGCCTTTGACAGGGTGCTGGATCGGTTGTTTGGATAG